Proteins encoded by one window of Cyprinus carpio isolate SPL01 chromosome B6, ASM1834038v1, whole genome shotgun sequence:
- the perm1 gene encoding uncharacterized protein perm1, protein MDDLDHSVLIAEQDWDCFCTESEECSVQQAKLAALDETGFSDTDDDKTFVHVSSVPTQTSPDQPCEEDQIVECKLQHTSENSEFTEYPSPNTEPQNTRFAEQMSDAGANEPGATYEDSNLTEKLNLEKLRGNCENKLSQATNTPVSEISVEEIMHEKSIDGIEMLTEMTDWSTVAKKEKERWFVTVNDSPVHLRVKDPTSVQKKRRRKKPSKNRQNTGVMKKCSSLNNNTEPNKETTERQITQEKFEQENISFYSPNIQNVLHIQDTKCILPTGSSEGEEEKTSCPISLKKEIMTEMPEAKLERKPANSLNSLLTAKQMPPTIFKDLTGSLPQYCDHKSAVCDKYDKSVVENCECQHTTDHLIHFNNDTEVESPRFMLGASKPADPSDTIEEKTEQQEPLGKSYNREEFQETQSSSNSAKTSGPTPPIFAISSFWDELEKLTINDILQLRTANNKTETIIPEESSPLVTVNAQLLERGEVESKDDSLEDGLEDDAADSDYFTHLDDSKPDRSSCEFSTYSDFDEEFLPLLHLSANPSPEPLEVKEQTQRFLESGMDSEETWRSQSNEMVKLCPESDPSLYLHSEKEAEMQDIFLKAKEDENMNAFLLDHCGTRRSTPSPVLSISDILDNQCLQTFFEILGSDTKAEQHQTWIPDRITSLCFSQNSSVAETYDDFFSDFEVGNFLFPSIQVSTKSEKTLVPIYSSSHSVVKDLEYTEVEEVIPSDCEDENVPIRVMRCAKPSESSNICFITRTWRNLSLRRTKLLMGRTWCRMATSWGFPKKADTVYERDRTRTTSSSIAQPKLPELFLENQALGQVTEHQIRVGETVADADRDRILFSLKQTDMCLVCIAFASWVLKSSNPQSTDMWKAALLANVSAISAIQYLRRYVKEG, encoded by the exons ATGGATGACTTGGACCACAGTGTGCTGATAGCAGAGCAGGACTGGGACTGTTTCTGTACAGAGAGTGAGGAATGTTCTGTTCAGCAGGCTAAGCTTGCAGCCTTAGATGAGACTGGCTTCAGTGACACTGACGATGACAAAACCTTTGTCCACGTGTCATCTGTTCCCACCCAGACCAGCCCAGACCAACCCTGTGAAGAAGATCAAATAGTAGAATGTAAATTACAACATACATCTGAGAATTCAGAGTTTACTGAATATCCTAGTCCTAATACAGAGCCACAGAATACCAGGTTTGCTGAGCAGATGTCCGATGCTGGAGCAAATGAACCGGGGGCTACATATGAAGACAGCAACCTGACTGAGAAGTTAAACTTAGAGAAATTAAGAGGAAACTGTGAGAATAAATTAAGCCAAGCCACAAACACGCCAGTCTCTGAAATTTCTGTTGAAGAAATAATGCATGAAAAGAGTATAGATGGTATAGAAATGCTAACTGAAATGACAGACTGGTCAACAGTGGCCAAAAAAGAGAAGGAACGTTGGTTTGTGACTGTAAATGACAGCCCAGTCCATCTGAGAGTAAAGGATCCCACCtcagtccaaaaaaaaagaagaagaaaaaaaccttctaaaaacagacagaataccGGAGTGATGAAGAAGTGCTCTTCCTTAAATAACAATACAGAACCAAATAAAGAAACTACTGAGAGACAAATAACGCAGGAGAAATTTGAAcaagaaaatatttctttttactcACCCAATATTCAAAATGTGCTTCATATCCAAGATACTAAATGTATTTTGCCCACTGGATCATCTGAGGGTGAAGAGGAAAAAACAAGCTGTCCTATTAGTCTAAAAAAGGAAATCATGACAGAAATGCCAGAAGCAAAATTAGAAAGAAAACCCGCCAACTCTCTAAATTCACTTTTAACTGCCAAACAGATGCCACCGACCATATTTAAAGATCTCACTGGCTCTTTACCACAGTACTGTGATCATAAAAGCGCAGTGTGTGATAAATATGACAAATCCGTAGTAGAAAACTGTGAATGTCAACATACAACTGATCATTTAATCCATTTTAATAATGACACAGAGGTGGAAAGTCCCAGATTTATGTTGGGTGCCTCTAAACCCGCTGATCCTTCAGATACTATAGAAGAAAAAACAGAACAGCAAGAGCCCTTGGGAAAGTCTTATAACAGAGAAGAATTCCAAGAGACACAATCCTCTAGTAACAGTGCCAAGACTTCAGGTCCAACTCCACCCATATTTGCCATTTCCTCCTTTTGGGATGAATTGGAAAAACTGACAATAAATGATATCTTGCAACTTAGAACAGCCAATAACAAGACAGAAACCATTATTCCAGAAGAAAGCAGCCCTTTAGTCACTGTCAACGCTCAGCTTCTAGAAAGGGGTGAGGTGGAATCTAAAGATGATAGTTTAGAAGATGGCCTGGAAGACGACGCAGCAGATTCAGACTATTTCACACATTTGGATGACTCTAAACCAGACCGATCGAGCTGTGAATTCTCAACTTACTCTGATTTCGATGAAGAGTTTCTTCCGCTTCTTCATTTAAGTGCAAACCCTAGCCCTGAACCCCTTGAAGTCAAAGAGCAAACCCAAAGGTTTCTTGAGTCTGGCATGGATTCAGAAGAAACTTGGCGGAGTCAATCAAATGAGATGGTGAAGCTGTGTCCTGAGAGCGATCCCTCACTTTATTTGCATTCAGAGAAAGAAGCAGAGATGCAGGACATATTTCTAAAAGCTAAAGAGGATGAGAACATGAATGCCTTTCTACTGGACCATTGTGGCACAAGGAGATCAACGCCTTCACCGGTTTTATCGATTTCTGATATTCTAGACAATCAGTGTCTGCAGACTTTCTTTGAAATCTTGGGAAGTGACACCAAAGCAGAACAACACCAGACTTGGATCCCAGATAGAATTACTTCGCTTTGTTTTTCACAGAACTCATCTGTGGCTGAGACTTATGATGACTTCTTCTCAGACTTTGAAGTTGGGAATTTTCTCTTTCCTTCAATTCAAGTTTCAACAAAGAGTGAGAAAACATTGGTTCCTATCTATTCCTCTTCTCATTCAGTGGTGAAAGACCTAGAATATACAGAGGTAGAAGAGGTGATACCGTCGGATTGTGAAGACGAGAACGTCCCAATCCGAGTTATGAGGTGTGCAAAGCCCTCTGAATCATCAAATATTTGCTTTATCACTAGAACCTGGAGAAACCTTTCTTTGAGACGCACCAAACTTTTAATGGGAAGGACCTGGTGTAGGATGGCCACCTCTTGGGGTTTTCCCAAGAAAGCGGACACTGTCTACGAACGAGATAGAACGAGAACTACAAGTTCTTCTATAGCTCAGCCAAAGCTTCCAGAGCTTTTTCTAGAGAACCAGGCCCTTGGACAAGTGACAGAACATCAGATACGTGTTGGGGAAACGGTCGCAGATGCAG ATAGAGATCGCATCCTTTTTTCATTAAAGCAAACAGACATGTGCCTTGTTTGCATTGCTTTTGCGTCTTGGGTACTAAAGTCAAGCAACCCACAATCTACAGACATGTGGAAAGCAG CTCTTCTGGCAAACGTGAGCGCGATATCTGCCATCCAGTACTTGCGGCGATATGTAAAAGAAGGATGA
- the LOC109054446 gene encoding RING finger protein 223, with protein sequence MEEPEVSTASRTNSIRHQHKTQVSGDDQDNAWDAGPECSICFCAYDNTFKTPKLLECTHTFCLECLSRFVTISPEQEGTQITCPLCRRPTSLPEHGPPDLATSQEVLGQLPSDQQQVENVFLDGKRLCYSNPMIPNCVCIDIGEHKPEETPRTEERREGCGHRLLRFLGFYGNWKRLVVFIIMLLVVLFVILWPLQCFIISSSMSQCFRDSPAILNSPRPTVGT encoded by the coding sequence ATGGAGGAACCGGAAGTATCTACAGCATCACGTACCAATTCAATACGGCACCAACACAAGACACAGGTCTCCGGTGATGACCAGGACAATGCCTGGGATGCCGGTCCGGAGTGTTCAATCTGCTTTTGCGCATACGACAACACCTTCAAGACACCAAAGCTTCTCGAATGTACCCATACCTTCTGTCTGGAATGTCTGTCTCGCTTTGTGACTATTTCACCAGAGCAGGAGGGTACCCAGATCACCTGCCCTCTTTGTCGGCGGCCAACATCCCTCCCTGAGCACGGTCCTCCAGATCTGGCCACCAGTCAGGAAGTGTTGGGCCAACTTCCAAGCGACCAGCAACAAGTGGAGAACGTTTTTCTAGATGGAAAGAGGCTGTGCTACTCAAACCCTATGATACCCAACTGCGTCTGCATTGACATCGGGGAGCATAAACCGGAGGAGACGCCGAgaacagaggagagaagagagggcTGTGGACACAGGCTGCTGCGATTCTTGGGTTTTTATGGAAACTGGAAGAGGCTTGTGGTCTTCATCATAATGCTTCTCGTGGTCTTATTCGTTATACTGTGGCCCCTCCAGTGCTTTATCATCTCAAGCTCCATGTCACAATGCTTCAGAGACTCACCAGCTATTCTCAATTCTCCAAGACCTACAGTCGGTACCTAA
- the cb6h1orf159 gene encoding uncharacterized protein C1orf159 homolog isoform X2, with protein MNETCVNVTLCDPGLLQVQENSTTFCVSCDSTELGNSTLLNNTRTSHNLVPVIPVIGGPGVAASVLLGTLLISLGLILSVASFFYLKRSSRLPGVFYRRNKAFIFQPSETAVMIPEATSSVRKPRYVRRERPSATSASSSATVATGAVTKVYNV; from the exons ATGAATGAAACCTGTGTGAATGTTACACTCTGTGATCCTG GGCTCCTTCAAGTTCAGGAGAACAGTACAACATTTTGTGTGTCATGTGACTCAACAGAGCTGGGCAATTCAACTTTACTTAACAATA CAAGGACTAGTCACAATCTAGTACCTGTAATCCCAGTGATTG GTGGTCCAGGTGTAGCCGCTTCTGTCCTTCTAGGAACTCTACTGATCAGCCTGGGTCTCATCCTCTCGGTTGCATCTTTCTTTTACCTTAAGCGTTCCAGCCGCCTCCCTGGTGTCTTCTACAGGCGCAATAAGg CTTTTATATTCCAACCAAGTGAG ACGGCTGTCATGATTCCTGAAGCTACATCTTCAG TTCGCAAGCCAAGATATGTCAGGAGGGAGAGGCCATCAGCAACATCAGCATCCAGCAGTGCTACTGTGGCAACAGGGGCAGTAACCAAGGTATACAATGTGTGA
- the cb6h1orf159 gene encoding uncharacterized protein C1orf159 homolog isoform X1: protein MSRVYYILSAALFVLEIPETKALQENSNDCCERIKRMNETCVNVTLCDPGLLQVQENSTTFCVSCDSTELGNSTLLNNTRTSHNLVPVIPVIGGPGVAASVLLGTLLISLGLILSVASFFYLKRSSRLPGVFYRRNKAFIFQPSETAVMIPEATSSVRKPRYVRRERPSATSASSSATVATGAVTKVYNV from the exons ATGAGTAGAGTCTACTACATCCTCAGTGCTGCTCTTTTTGTGTTAGAAATTCCAGAGACCAAG GCGCTGCAAGAAAACTCCAATGACTGTTGTGAAAGAATAAAGAGGATGAATGAAACCTGTGTGAATGTTACACTCTGTGATCCTG GGCTCCTTCAAGTTCAGGAGAACAGTACAACATTTTGTGTGTCATGTGACTCAACAGAGCTGGGCAATTCAACTTTACTTAACAATA CAAGGACTAGTCACAATCTAGTACCTGTAATCCCAGTGATTG GTGGTCCAGGTGTAGCCGCTTCTGTCCTTCTAGGAACTCTACTGATCAGCCTGGGTCTCATCCTCTCGGTTGCATCTTTCTTTTACCTTAAGCGTTCCAGCCGCCTCCCTGGTGTCTTCTACAGGCGCAATAAGg CTTTTATATTCCAACCAAGTGAG ACGGCTGTCATGATTCCTGAAGCTACATCTTCAG TTCGCAAGCCAAGATATGTCAGGAGGGAGAGGCCATCAGCAACATCAGCATCCAGCAGTGCTACTGTGGCAACAGGGGCAGTAACCAAGGTATACAATGTGTGA
- the LOC109054440 gene encoding interactor of HORMAD1 protein 1: MKPNVWNIKEMLNIPATSGGIKTAKGPGTSDYSSLSDSQFLLGSQMWPDNSQGFTQEMSGQSRGSQHTTSQEMKGMMVSSSYSSKPFLFGGDGKISNFTSSKFVGMLDKFEEEKRKAKENYEREILTHGILQLQESLENTRETLLNRIDGSNDITKLVMEKLDTFSKTIEGYLNSVKEGITCQLETLQSQTQIDMGDRDAKSSLAAEELSSGMLNLQQDLEHLKAEQSKEQGMLGKILSQLSTLISIHKPMTGPGSARMIDSEVQTSPGLLERFCFISAEKQHESKMICNRPVIYSGKTAEQNQCPLSTQKAQNRNAHALPEERQQTVTEEVSPDASQSLWGTQLVENRPSSPHVDVQSTASIEDHWGQYVDLKPEKPLHVRENRFVTDAMPPLKVPKRRQKPLNYRGKKRALVLPQRQPVRKKGANFSKESQQNEDLQCEQQDRVPLASLGDNWKMTNKSVAENHLKLQQQATVKPVSRCVAEQPLNPFSLWSEDTDSSQMMGEYKMSEWENVVPVPKASVIEGEGGLWQLFDFTNDSE, from the exons ATGAAGCCCAATGTCTGGAATATAAAGGAGATGTTGAATATCCCCGCAACTTCTGG AGGGATAAAAACTGCTAAGGGTCCGGGAACCAGTGACTACTCCAGCCTGAGTGACTCCCAGTTTCTGTTGGGCTCTCAGATGTGGCCGGACAATTCACAAGGGTTTACTCAGGAGATGAGTGGACAGAGCAGAGGTTCTCAGCATACTACCTCACAGGAG ATGAAGGGAATGATGGTGTCCAGCAGTTATAGTTCTAAGCCGTTTTTGTTTGGTGGTGATGGCAAAATCTCAAACTTCACTAGTAGCAAATTTGTCGGCATGTTGGACAAATTtgaggaggagaagagaaaagCTAAAGAAAATTATGAAAG GGAAATTCTCACTCATGGAATTCTACAACTGCAGGAATCTCTGGAAAAT ACCAGAGAGACTTTGTTAAATCGCATTGATGGAAGTAATGACATAACCAAACTTGTAATGGAGAAATTGGATACTTTTTCTAAAACAA TTGAAGGTTATTTAAACAGTGTGAAAGAAGGTATAACATGTCAGCTTGAGACTCTGCAGAGCCAAACACAAATAGATATGGGAGACAGGGATGCCAAG AGCAGTTTGGCTGCAGAAGAGTTGAGCTCAGGCATGCTTAACCTCCAACAGGATCTGGAACATCTGAAAGCAGAGCAGAGCAAGGAGCAGGGCATGCTGGGAAAAATTCTGTCTCAGCTTAGTACTTTGATTTCTATTCACAAGCCGATGACAGGACCTGGCTCTGCTAGAATGATTGACAGTGAGGTCCAGACATCACCTGGTTTATTAGAGAGGTTCTGTTTCATATCAGCTGAAAAACAACACGAGAGCAAGATGATATGCAACAGGCCTGTCATTTATTCAGGAAAAACAGCAGAGCAGAACCAGTGTCCACTCTCAACACAGAAGGCACAAAACAGAAATGCACACGCTCTGCCTGAAGAAAGACAGCAGACAGTCACAGAGGAGGTTTCCCCTGATGCTTCGCAGAGTTTATGGGGCACACAATTAGTTGAGAACAGACCTTCAAGCCCACATGTGGATGTTCAGTCCACTGCATCCATAGAGGACCATTGGGGACAGTATGTAGACCTGAAGCCTGAAAAACCACTGCATGTGAGAGAGAACCGATTTGTCACTGATGCGATGCCACCACTGAAGGTACCGAAGAGGCGCCAAAAACCACTGAATTATAGGGGGAAAAAGAGAGCCCTGGTTCTCCCACAAAGACAGCCAGTGAGAAAAAAAGGAGCAAATTTCTCAAAGGAAAGCCAGCAGAATGAAGACCTTCAGTGTGAACAACAAGACAGAGTACCGTTGGCTTCTCTTGGTGATAACTGGAAAATGACCAACAAGTCTGTTGCAGAGAATCACTTAAAACTACAGCAGCAAGCCACCGTAAAACCAGTCAGTAGGTGTGTAGCTGAACAACCACTAAACCCATTCAGTTTGTGGTCTGAGGACACAGACAGCTCCCAAATGATGGGGGAATACAAGATGTCTGAATGGGAAAACGTGGTGCCTGTACCTAAAGCTAGTGTCATAGAAGGAGAAGGTGGCCTCTGGCAGCTTTTTGACTTCACTAATGACTCAGAATAA